A single window of Leishmania panamensis strain MHOM/PA/94/PSC-1 chromosome 35 sequence DNA harbors:
- a CDS encoding hypothetical protein (TriTrypDB/GeneDB-style sysID: LpmP.35.3620), protein MSTSQPIVKPFIYLRIPSEDVKPVEELHFNGHNEAELRHTLTRFFRQSLLSDDQKTDMARHLTDKVNESAKKRAEKEANGSGSGAEPPVDVEQQQASMIDQYLDQASYEIIPVTMPMRSTQYIGTSLYIDDSGAFKGLPLNYRASKLAQREIRGDAFLLSNHDDPALDEWGRVDCPLQRYEELYTDSPKIAYDPSNQTQMTQAAKLRENEAKKISVEDYEKAQQAKEDGNRLFTANDLPAAVQAYSMTVDLTDGRRDLLPNEEAATQLRLSALLNRCLCFTRLKKYPKAVKDAQAAAYLDPKSLKAYYRLTYALCGAQEYEAAGQACETYAQLGGAEEDVAAMRTAVAAGEAEVKKTQKQMFSKMFRS, encoded by the coding sequence ATGAGCACAAGTCAGCCGATTGTGAAACCCTTCATCTACCTTCGCATTCCTAGCGAGGATGTGAAgccggtggaggagctgcattTCAATGGCCACAACGAGGCTGAGCTACGACACACATTGACGCGGTTCTTTCGCCAGTCGCTGCTTTCGGATGACCAGAAGACAGACATGGCGCGCCACTTGACCGACAAAGTGAACGAAAGCGCAAAGAAGCgcgcggagaaggaggccAACGGCtctggcagtggcgctgaGCCGCCAGTAGACGTGGAGCAACAGCAAGCGAGCATGATTGATCAGTATCTGGACCAAGCCTCCTACGAGATCATCCCTGTCACCATGCcgatgcgcagcacacaGTACATCGGAACCTCGCTCTACATTGACGACAGCGGTGCGTTCAAAGGTCTGCCCCTGAACTATCGTGCCAGCAAGCTCGCACAGCGCGAAATTCGCGGCGATGCATTTCTGTTGTCAAACCATGACGACCCTGCTCTCGATGAGTGGGGGCGGGTTGACTGCCCCTTGCAGCGTTACGAGGAGCTCTACACAGACTCACCAAAGATCGCTTATGACCCATCCAATCAAACCCAAATGACACAAGCCGCAAAGCTTCGAGAGAACGAGGCAAAAAAGATTAGCGTGGAGGACTACGAGAAAGCGCAGCAAGCGAAGGAGGATGGAAATCGACTCTTTACCGCTAACGATTTGCCTGCGGCTGTGCAGGCTTATAGCATGACGGTGGACTTGACTGATGGGCGGCGAGATTTATTGCCGAATGAAGAAGCCGctacgcagctgcgcctctcaGCATTGCTGAACCGGTGCTTGTGCTTCACGAGACTCAAGAAGTACCCGAAGGCGGTCAAGGACGCGCAAGCAGCTGCCTACCTGGATCCCAAGTCGCTCAAAGCGTACTACCGCCTCACGTACGCGCTTTGCGGTGCGCAAGAGTATGAGGCAGCGGGGCAGGCATGCGAAACGTATGCCCAGCTCGGCGGTGCGGAGGAAGATGTGGCGGCAATGCGCACGGCCGTCGCAGCGGGTGAagcggaggtgaagaaaaCACAGAAGCAGATGTTCTCCAAGATGTTCCGCTCGTAG
- a CDS encoding hypothetical protein (TriTrypDB/GeneDB-style sysID: LpmP.35.3630), translating into MQAQSRVSEHLPTSFLSSPSSSVACESTCSLDALERLVNFTGAGADACLYGVNPPQVEGATSAALTASAEGLRYWLNPSVRARQTTATCEITNLGPPFFAATSTSVLRISATPLFVDGRCFPTRCVVSLATSAQRLDGVSLRPVVVTEWNLTLNGAVSVCSTTVPLRTLYHLVVLISSPAPATDVEDVRLYLQLRFMGCSDDSDTHRIAALRLRYEQLGPAAEVLPQLLQRRQRSAVRMMLPPSSHDVTDYSGDRVSRARALREEMEVGVATSSRTCRSSGKDVVEGVREEHFSDAKVPCTPTSPLPSTRVMSDGSEDATGQAQKQLLRSPPRRSATMPRAERSLSADRSSSSWMGAVGTTEDRDGPRLIRVDRVLRIPPPPPKPTTAAGSAPSLFGSPWPPRKVRTIVLAPSISPSLCSSSAGTSSRGSSSPSPPSRPVMDTCSSTESHSPTSLTSTPRCRGAESRDREGIEDVGDSLMPPAQQNLQGRFLESTKSEERTSSPASVVGPSSQRRRYHESSSVLRHISAEAQEVAKNNPDTHPHLFAPQQLCSRSDPAVLWAATSLLGTLPCALVRGYQSRSSTPAASVASSCAPSCNRSARAMSADSGKEASFWQMRQSAPSRSFLDSSACAHHRDTRQTPQQKEMSWRRTPLSALDPNTSSRCTERTVMSRADSAAMTWTCSAKATTAFLPRWRRDEGTHVSPQLHPPRPFATASPSHSHPTPLSGPSLPLQAVTHVPLHRPTSAFVPRLLLHSKQRSREAYAASSTQRGEGMITINRSSTTSSSTVSTTTATSAPPPYQNRSLWSKAAAPVSATSPLNAGPRRSATADSHVRRCVDRDAFSMSSAALSLMPSSWLRDNANVLLETSTDGAAEKNLRGPVASRRSSRSSTAPPPSRRAHHVPSLTRAAVSEHLEDALSVVSGSSAPLPPPSVPPPQSCALFQTPASTQASPLPSPSSSNSRSDTAPVLPLQEAHHRSRNRNDPRQRNLTQSGGVHSSSNATTYGHWVVETFAVWKHHASRRGVGRRWLRIEWPSPSPSTSAATRFRIALDKVHPSMLTRASVLLGHGTNSSGNSSTRTANPSCEVCIRQADTLEVWCGLRAYHCGMIHQSKVHRSECCLVIRCNAQLVTAVELESTEALEAVQRLLSNR; encoded by the coding sequence ATGCAGGCACAGTCTCGTGTATCAGAGCACTTGCCAACGTCCTTCCTctcatccccctcctcctccgttgcCTGCGAGTCAACTTGCTCCCTGGATGCACTGGAGCGCCTTGTGAATTTCACCGGTGCAGGGGCAGATGCGTGCCTCTACGGAGTGAATCCACCACAAGTTGAAGGAGCTActtcggcggcgctgaccgCCTCTGCCGAAGGGTTGCGCTACTGGCTGAACCCATCTGTACGAGCACGCCAGACTACCGCCACGTGCGAGATTACGAACCTGGGACCACCCTTCTTTGCTGCAACATCGACGTCCGTGCTACGCATCTCTGCCACCCCGCTCTTCGTCGATGGCCGCTGTTTTCCCACTCGCTGCGTAGTAAGTCTGGCGACCAGCGCGCAACGGCTGGACGGGGTCTCGCTGCGGCCTGTCGTGGTAACAGAATGGAATTTGACTTTGAATGGTGCGGTGAGTGTATGCTCGACAACTGTGCCATTGCGCACACTCTACCACCTCGTCGTGCTCATCAGCTCGCCTGCGCCGGCGACAGACGTGGAAGATGTACGCCTTTATCTCCAGTTGCGCTTCATGGGCTGCTCCGACGACTCTGATACGCACCGGatagcagcgctgcggctgcgttaTGAGCAGCTAGGCCCCGCTGCCGAAGTACTCCCGCAGCTCctgcaacggcggcagcgctcggCGGTGCGCATGATGCTTCCACCATCATCGCATGACGTCACAGACTACAGCGGAGATCGTGTCTCGAGAGCGAGGGCACTTCGTGAGGAAATGGAAGTAGGCGTCGCTACAAGCAGCCGCACCTGTAGAAGTAGCGGGAAAGACGTCGTCGAGGGCGTCAGGGAGGAACACTTTAGCGATGCAAAGGTACCGTGCACGCCCACGAGTCCTCTCCCCTCGACGAGGGTGATGTCTGACGGAAGTGAGGATGCCACAGGGCAGGCACAGAAACAGCTACTGCGCTCTCCGCCCCGGCGATCGGCGACGATGCCGCGCGCTGAGAGGTCGCTGAGCGCAGACCGAAGCAGCTCTTCCTGGATGGGGGCTGTTGGCACTACTGAGGACCGAGATGGTCCAAGACTTATTCGTGTGGACCGCGTGCTACGCattccaccccctccaccgaAGCCaaccactgccgcaggctCAGCACCTTCATTGTTTGGTAGCCCGTGGCCGCCACGCAAAGTGCGCACCATCGTCCTGGCCCCCTCCATCTCCCCCAGCCTCTGCTCATCTTCCGCTGGCACTTCGTCCCGAGGttcctcttcaccttcgccTCCCTCACGTCCTGTCATGGATACCTGCTCGAGCACTGAGTCGCACTCGCCCACTTCACTCACTAGCACACCGCGCTGCCGTGGAGCCGAGAGCCGTGATAGGGAGGGCATTGAAGATGTCGGGGACAGCCTGATGccaccagcgcagcagaACCTCCAGGGACGCTTTCTCGAGTCTACAAAGTCCGAAGAgcgcacctcttctcccgcGTCAGTGGTGGGGCCCTCCTCACAGAGGCGCCGGTACCACGAGTCGTCCTCCGTGCTGCGGCACATCTCTGCAGAGGCTCAGGAGGTGGCAAAAAACAACCCTGATACTCATCCCCACCTGttcgcgccgcagcagctatGCAGCCGCTCAGACCCTGCCGTGCTGTGGGCTGCCACCTCGCTTCTGGGTACTCTGCCATGTGCCCTGGTTAGGGGGTATcaaagccgcagcagcacaccagctgcgtcggtggcgaGCAGTTGTGCGCCGTCGTGCAACCGCAGCGCTCGAGCGATGTCGGCGGACTCTGGGAAAGAAGCATCATTCTGGCAGATGCGGCAGTCAGCCCCTTCGAGGTCTTTTCTTGACtcgagtgcgtgtgcgcaccaCAGGGATACACGACAGACGCCGCAACAGAAGGAGATGTCGTGGAGGAGAACACCTCTCAGCGCCTTAGACCCAAACACGAGCTCCCGTTGCACTGAACGGACGGTAATGTCAAGGGCAGATTCGGCTGCAATGACGTGGACCTGCAGTGCAAAAGCCACGACCGCATTCCTCccacggtggcggcgcgacGAGGGCACTCATGTATCACCACAGCTGCACCCGCCTCGTCCTTTCGCAACCGCGTCACCGTCTCACTCGCACCCAACACCGCTCAGTGgaccttctctccctctacagGCCGTGACGCACGTGCCGTTGCACCGtcccacctccgccttcgttccccggctgctgctgcactctAAGCAACGCAGCCGCGAGGCCTAtgccgcctcctctactCAGCGGGGAGAAGGCATGATCACCATCAACCgtagcagcaccaccagcagcagtactGTGAGTACAACTACAGCAACgtccgcaccgccgccataTCAGAACAGGAGTCTCTGGTCAAAGGCTGCCGCCCCtgtcagcgccacctcgcctCTCAATGCCGGGCCGCGCCGCAGTGCGACTGCCGATTCGCATGTGCGACGATGTGTGGACCGGGACGCGTTTTCGATGTCTTCTGCTGCACTTTCATTGATGCCGTCCTCATGGCTGCGGGACAATGCGAATGTCTTGCTGGAAACCTCTActgacggcgcagctgagAAGAACTTGAGGGGTCCTGTTGCGTCCCGGCGGAGCTCTCGCTCCTCCACTGCGCCCCCGCCGAGTCGCCGCGCTCACCACGTCCCTTCACTTACCCGCGCGGCTGTCAGCGAGCACCTGGAAGACGCTTTATCAGTCGTATCTGGAAGCAGcgccccgctgccgccgccatcggtgccgccaccgcagagctgcgcacTGTTCCAAACGCCAGCATCCACACAGGCATCGCCGTtgccctcaccctcttcgtCAAACTCTCGCTCAGACACtgcaccggtgctgccgcttcaAGAAGCGCATCATAGAAGCCGCAATCGAAACGACCCACGGCAACGTAACCTCACTCAATCTGGTGGCGTGCACAGTAGCAGCAATGCAACAACTTATGGGCACTGGGTGGTAGAGACGTTTGCCGTATGGAAGCACCATGCGTCGCGCAGAGGTGTTGGGCGTCGCTGGCTGCGCATCGAGTGGCcgtctccttcgccttcAACGTCGGCAGCAACTCGCTTCCGCATTGCGCTGGACAAGGTGCACCCATCCATGTTGACACGGGCCTCGGTGCTGCTAGGGCAcggcaccaacagcagcgggaacagcagcacccgTACCGCTAACCCGTCCTGTGAAGTGTGCATACGGCAGGCGGACACGTTGGAGGTGTGGTGCGGTCTTCGCGCTTATCACTGCGGAATGATTCACCAGAGCAAGGTGCACCGATCAGAGTGTTGTTTGGTCATCCGCTGCAACGCACAGCtggtgacggcggtggagtTGGAATCAACAGAGGCTTTGGAGGCAGTTCAACGTCTTCTTTCCAACCGCTAA
- a CDS encoding phytoene synthase, putative (TriTrypDB/GeneDB-style sysID: LpmP.35.3640) yields MRNKEAADYYRALPQNELSKEDMWRRINKASADRAEATGPAIGSAEVDYIKLEDELRNFDLFHYRVGEIAYPDQVMRRDYYAMWNLAMSLNKARWSMLEVHSQRGMKTTGAGMKLIFWKESVGAIMEKRKMSEGQFTDSHPVLRPFAAAAERNPHMTKAFVRGFTDARLRVIQQPGNVQQLFDHFDKFYGYFFNSLLEVTHVKDEAAEHLMTHIGRATGLTNHCVMFWKKYARLGFTMLPADLCADNHVNLGLLKNIPLASRDRAVRKVLFDVMCIVKDEMLHAQKVAKDVLPKAWPIVMECFYANYYLGFLQRRDFDVSALFADHNIENAGFVWYRLKKRWEWERYQSIERLVDESAPLPYINTSFAHRGSQYKMASGVGSGTPQTQRTRS; encoded by the coding sequence ATGCGCAACAAGGAGGCCGCCGACTACTACCGCGCCCTTCCGCAGAACGAGCTGAGCAAGGAGGATATGTGGCGCCGCATCAACAAGGCGAGCGCCGATCGTGCCGAGGCCACCGGCCCCGCCATCGGGTCTGCTGAAGTAGATTACATCAAGCTAGAAGACGAGCTGCGCAACTTCGACCTCTTTCACTATCGTGTTGGCGAGATTGCGTACCCTGACCAAGTAATGCGGCGCGACTACTACGCCATGTGGAACTTGGCGATGTCACTGAATAAGGCGCGGTGGTCTATGCTCGAAGTGCACTCGCAGCGCGGAATGAAGACGACCGGCGCTGGCATGAAGCTTATCTTCTGGAAGGAGTCTGTCGGCGCAATCATGGAAAAGCGGAAGATGAGCGAGGGTCAGTTCACCGATTCCCACCCCGTCTTGCGccccttcgccgccgcggcggagcgcAACCCGCACATGACGAAGGCGTTTGTGCGCGGCTTCACCGACGCCCGCCTGCGCGTCATTCAGCAGCCCGGaaacgtgcagcagctcttcgaCCACTTCGACAAGTTCTACGGTTACTTTTTCAACTCCTTGCTTGAGGTGACGCACGTCAAagacgaggcggcggagcaCCTCATGACCCACATTGGCCGTGCAACCGGGCTGACGAACCACTGCGTGATGTTCTGGAAGAAGTACGCGCGTCTCGGCTTCACGATGCTGCCGGCCGACCTCTGCGCCGATAACCACGTCAACCTCGGACTGCTCAAAAACATTCCGCTGGCGTCTCGTGATCGCGCTGTGCGCAAAGTCCTTTTCGACGTCATGTGCATCGTCAAGGACGAGATGCTGCACGCGCAAAAGGTCGCTAAGGACGTTCTGCCCAAGGCATGGCCGATTGTCATGGAGTGCTTCTACGCGAACTACTATCTCGGATTCTTGCAGCGCCGTGACTTCGATGTGAGTGCATTGTTTGCGGACCACAACATCGAGAACGCCGGCTTCGTGTGGTATCGCCTGAAGAAGCGGTGGGAGTGGGAGCGGTACCAGAGCATTGAGCGGCTTGTCGATGAGtcggcaccactgccatACATCAACACCTCCTTTGCGCACCGCGGCTCGCAATACAAAATGGCGAGCGGTGTGGGTTCAGGCACCCCACAGACACAGCGGACGAGAAGCTGA